One window of Papaver somniferum cultivar HN1 chromosome 9, ASM357369v1, whole genome shotgun sequence genomic DNA carries:
- the LOC113311435 gene encoding uncharacterized protein LOC113311435 has protein sequence MAIKLPEHEDVGAKNRALPWDMPKILIDGGSSVEILFYETFRKMGLKYEYLTPSTYNIFGFNVSTTRPKGEITLEIRAGKIVTPTTVCMVDVLLPYTTIMGRPWIHGIRGVASTYHRKLRFPTPDGVAEFTGDPGEAKYFYKVEVQYGKNKVNSARSRKRRAKNAKHQAEIDDYIAELMKSGSQATNL, from the coding sequence ATGGCCATCAAACTCCCCGAACACGAGGACGTGGGAGCAAAAAACAGAGCACTACCATGGGATATGCCCAAAATCCTAATTGACGGCGGCAGCTCAGTAGAAATATTGTTCTACGAAACATTCAGAAAAATGGGGCTCAAATATGAGTACCTCACACCCTCTACTTATAACATATTTGGCTTTAACGTCTCAACAACTCGTCCTAAAGGCGAAATAACGTTAGAAATTAGGGCTGGCAAGATTGTCACCCCAACCACCGTCTGCATGGTAGATGTATTATTACCTTACACGACAATTATGGGGCGACCTTGGATCCATGGGATTAGAGGGGTAGCCTCAACATATCATCGGAAGCTAAGGTTCCCTACACCTGACGGGGTGGCAGAATTCACTGGAGATCCCGGAGAAGCAAAGTATTTCTACAAAGTAGAAGTCCAATATGGAAAGAACAAAGTGAACTCCGCCAGGTCCAGAAAGAGACGAGCTAAGAACGCCAAACACCAAGCAGAAATCGACGATTACATAGCAGAACTAATGAAATCAGGCAGTCAGGCGACGAATCTATAA